In Pseudomonas sp. P5_109, the genomic window TACCTCGTGGCCGAGGATGTCGACGACCCTTGGATCGAGTTTGAAGACGATGAAGAACAGCAGGAGCGGGATGAAATCGATGAATTGTTTCACAATGGCAGCCAGAAGCAGGATGTGGCGGCATAATAACAAACATATGGGCGCGCGATAGCGCCAGCTGATTTGAGGTTACAAAGCCCCGTGAATGTTGATTTGCACTGCCATAGCACGGCCTCCGATGGCGCCCTGGCGCCTGCGGTTCTGGTGGCGCGGGCGTTCGAGAAAGGCGTGCGAGTCCTGGCCCTGACCGATCACGACACCCTTGAAGGCCTCGACGAGGCCCGCCAGGCGGCCACCGCGTTGGGGATGCAACTGGTCAATGGCGTCGAGCTGTCCTGCACCTGGGGCGGCGCGACCATTCATGTCCTGGGCTACGGTTTTGACGTGAATGCCGCACCGTTGGTCGAGGCCATCGCCAGACTGCATGATGGCCGCTGGCTGCGCTCCGAGGAAATCAGCCGCAAACTGGCGCTCAAAGGCATGCCGGGGGCGCTGGAGGGCGCCCGGCAGATCCAGCAGGAGCTGGGCGACAGCGGCAACGCGCCGGCCCGCCCGCATTTCGCCGACTGGATGGTGCGCGAAGGTTTCGTCAAGGACCGCGCCGAGGCGTTCCGAAAAT contains:
- a CDS encoding PHP domain-containing protein; translation: MNVDLHCHSTASDGALAPAVLVARAFEKGVRVLALTDHDTLEGLDEARQAATALGMQLVNGVELSCTWGGATIHVLGYGFDVNAAPLVEAIARLHDGRWLRSEEISRKLALKGMPGALEGARQIQQELGDSGNAPARPHFADWMVREGFVKDRAEAFRKWLGAGKLGDVKQHWPTLEETVETLRAAKAWVSLAHPWHYEFTRSKRRRLIADYIQAGGHAIEVVNGYQPAEQVGSLAILAREFGLLVSAGSDFHGPGGWSEIGEYRPLPEDLPPLWCRFKHDPIIAAV